Proteins co-encoded in one Candidatus Dependentiae bacterium genomic window:
- a CDS encoding tetratricopeptide repeat protein has product MRYSLLIVFLFYSHVVYSISNQELLLQGHQLYEKKEFAHALDAYKTVSNKGSSVWYNMGNCAYHLKQFDDAQLYWLKAYKNADKKQRYSIKKNMQVLKEQVSTSVDVSIFDSVLCNIPLFFLQLFLIGLWCVLLWLSVRWYRKKKYFLLFVFTFITGIVAIGVVLKYRIICHSYAILMDDTELFAGPNANYHTVGSFKRSSVVAVCTKNNNWCKIQQKKVVGWVPLEKLVEI; this is encoded by the coding sequence ATGAGATATTCATTGTTGATTGTATTTTTGTTTTATTCTCACGTAGTATACTCAATTTCTAATCAAGAATTGTTGTTACAGGGGCATCAGTTGTATGAAAAAAAGGAATTTGCGCATGCATTAGACGCATATAAAACAGTAAGTAACAAAGGGTCTTCTGTTTGGTATAATATGGGCAATTGTGCATATCACTTAAAACAATTTGACGATGCTCAATTATACTGGCTGAAAGCTTATAAGAATGCAGATAAAAAGCAACGTTATTCGATTAAAAAGAATATGCAGGTTCTTAAAGAACAGGTTTCAACATCGGTTGATGTATCTATTTTTGATTCTGTCTTGTGTAATATACCGCTTTTTTTTCTACAGTTGTTTTTAATTGGGTTATGGTGTGTATTATTGTGGTTAAGTGTACGTTGGTATCGTAAAAAAAAATATTTTTTGTTGTTTGTTTTTACATTTATTACTGGAATTGTGGCTATAGGTGTTGTACTCAAATATAGGATAATTTGTCATAGTTATGCGATACTTATGGATGATACAGAACTTTTTGCCGGTCCGAATGCAAACTATCATACTGTAGGATCTTTTAAGCGCTCATCTGTTGTTGCTGTGTGTACCAAAAATAATAACTGGTGCAAAATACAACAAAAAAAAGTTGTTGGTTGGGTACCATTAGAAAAGCTTGTAGAGATCTAG
- a CDS encoding BatD family protein, with product MMCKIVGNKILFIILVLFSAFLHAEIKLTLRDIDGNRTKDAVIGKPFLLDVHMQSHGGTMRYPIIDGLEEFTAHKSGFQLNTINGASTAIYTYQVRIDKPGDYTLGPAHSQTSQGIEKSNTVIISVGKNNDAQKNSNILRTQNAFLRLTANKSSVFVGESVSCLLRFYYTSNRTNIRSIGGPDEQKIAGVTFYQQRGPVQGHEEVDGIPYDYVEWHWNITPTQSGNIVIPAYFVDYHIEKKRNASNRFAGLLGFFGHRIKEKRTYSNALTLTVQELPPTDKKISGVGVIKKFWSQLKPPTAKQGEGMVLTLGVQGDIDLSSLDINQLEGMPTSFKWYESKQYISGDTKLFEFIIQGLEPGDWQISPQQLVYFDVATKKYKTIQTNMLAVNIVKDDAFDTAATVSAQTSIDVSNKTDLQPLDYSDVWYKVQEKAIPWPWFIGILLLAFLIWSIFFLKAFLRGDGHTIEKKYAFAYAREQLKKLVENGDVASLYSIFMYVIAVRTGTAKTALSESVIRTLLQNAQFSRDEVSEWQRFFASMQSYAFSSQKTQDDIFEHAKKWLDILEKRL from the coding sequence ATGATGTGCAAAATTGTTGGTAACAAAATACTTTTTATTATTTTAGTCTTATTTTCAGCTTTTCTTCATGCGGAAATAAAACTTACTCTGCGTGATATTGATGGTAATAGAACAAAAGATGCTGTAATAGGAAAACCATTTTTGTTAGATGTGCATATGCAATCACATGGTGGTACTATGCGTTACCCGATTATTGATGGTCTTGAAGAATTTACGGCGCATAAAAGTGGTTTTCAACTTAATACGATTAATGGTGCTTCAACGGCAATATACACATACCAAGTACGCATAGACAAGCCTGGAGATTATACACTTGGCCCAGCCCATTCTCAAACATCGCAAGGAATTGAAAAATCAAATACTGTTATTATTTCTGTTGGTAAAAATAATGACGCACAAAAAAATAGTAATATCTTGCGTACTCAAAATGCTTTTTTACGACTGACTGCTAATAAGAGCTCGGTTTTTGTTGGTGAGAGTGTTTCTTGCTTGTTGCGCTTTTACTATACGAGTAATCGCACTAATATACGCTCAATTGGCGGGCCGGATGAACAAAAAATTGCAGGAGTTACGTTTTATCAACAGAGGGGGCCGGTGCAGGGACACGAAGAAGTTGATGGTATTCCTTATGATTATGTCGAATGGCATTGGAATATTACTCCGACACAGTCTGGTAATATTGTTATTCCTGCATATTTTGTTGACTATCATATAGAAAAAAAACGTAACGCGAGCAATCGCTTTGCAGGATTACTTGGTTTTTTTGGGCATAGGATTAAAGAAAAACGTACATACTCAAATGCATTAACACTTACTGTGCAAGAGTTGCCGCCAACAGATAAAAAAATTTCGGGTGTTGGTGTGATTAAAAAGTTTTGGTCTCAACTTAAACCGCCAACTGCAAAGCAAGGTGAAGGCATGGTCTTAACCTTGGGTGTGCAAGGAGATATTGATTTATCGTCACTTGATATTAATCAACTCGAAGGTATGCCTACATCATTTAAATGGTATGAGTCAAAGCAGTATATATCCGGTGATACGAAATTATTTGAGTTTATTATTCAAGGCCTTGAGCCGGGTGATTGGCAAATATCTCCACAGCAGTTAGTATACTTTGATGTTGCAACGAAAAAATATAAAACGATACAAACAAATATGCTTGCCGTTAACATTGTGAAAGATGATGCATTTGATACTGCTGCTACAGTATCAGCGCAAACGAGCATTGATGTGAGTAATAAAACAGACTTGCAGCCATTGGATTATTCTGATGTGTGGTATAAAGTACAAGAAAAAGCTATTCCGTGGCCATGGTTTATAGGTATTTTATTATTAGCATTTCTTATTTGGAGTATATTTTTTTTAAAAGCCTTTTTGCGTGGTGATGGCCATACAATAGAAAAAAAATATGCATTTGCCTATGCGCGTGAGCAACTAAAAAAATTAGTAGAAAATGGGGATGTGGCATCGTTGTATTCTATTTTTATGTATGTTATTGCTGTACGTACAGGAACTGCAAAGACTGCATTATCAGAGTCTGTTATAAGAACACTTTTGCAGAATGCGCAATTTTCTCGTGATGAAGTTAGCGAATGGCAGCGATTTTTTGCATCAATGCAATCGTATGCTTTTTCTAGTCAGAAAACGCAAGATGATATTTTTGAGCACGCTAAAAAGTGGTTAGATATATTGGAAAAACGATTATGA
- a CDS encoding tetratricopeptide repeat protein yields the protein MKKKLLFFLSIFLSAYSWFEHDKAISAMQKGDMERAQSLLTQLVTDYPDAADVLYDLGVASFKKEEFEQAAAYFSASAQQEEGLPELKERAYFNAGNSYAKMKKLEEAIAQYEKAIEINPDNEKTKHNLELVKKLLEQQKQQEQQQHDQKNNSEDSQKDKDNQNSQNEQQQNQNENNGNSDNQQKGDKNNQNQKQNNNSDGSSGDKEDDHEDNSDQKKDKKNDQEYNASNDQKDTGSNQKNNNNNKENNRGGQNNGQQEKKKPENKPQDDEQGKSGNEQKKQSSSGQRPEEQQSGNNQRNLDRQKRQDEWERSGNSNNNQQSQNQQNRQPTQTASDSAGGKDNRKEQTEQGQPLVHNIPQQQDNETEKIDQWLAQLLQKQEENDAKSNKRLMLQAVGAGAAHDVQNCW from the coding sequence ATGAAAAAAAAATTATTATTTTTTTTATCTATTTTTTTGTCAGCTTATAGTTGGTTTGAGCACGATAAAGCAATTAGTGCTATGCAAAAAGGTGACATGGAAAGAGCACAATCATTGCTTACTCAATTGGTGACTGATTATCCAGATGCAGCAGATGTTTTGTATGATCTGGGGGTTGCTTCATTCAAAAAAGAAGAATTTGAGCAAGCAGCAGCCTATTTTTCTGCTTCAGCACAACAAGAGGAGGGATTGCCAGAGCTCAAGGAACGAGCGTACTTTAATGCTGGCAATAGTTATGCAAAAATGAAAAAATTAGAAGAAGCTATTGCTCAATACGAAAAAGCAATTGAGATTAACCCTGATAATGAAAAAACAAAACATAATCTTGAGTTGGTCAAAAAATTATTGGAGCAACAAAAACAACAAGAGCAACAGCAGCATGATCAAAAAAATAATTCAGAAGATTCTCAAAAAGATAAAGACAATCAAAATAGTCAAAATGAGCAGCAGCAAAATCAGAATGAAAATAATGGAAATTCTGATAATCAGCAGAAAGGTGATAAAAATAATCAAAATCAAAAACAAAATAACAATAGTGATGGATCTTCTGGTGATAAAGAGGACGATCATGAAGATAACTCAGATCAGAAAAAAGACAAAAAAAATGATCAAGAATATAATGCATCGAACGACCAAAAAGATACAGGGAGCAACCAAAAGAACAATAATAATAATAAAGAAAATAATCGTGGTGGCCAGAATAATGGTCAACAAGAAAAAAAGAAACCAGAAAACAAACCACAAGATGATGAACAGGGGAAATCAGGAAATGAACAAAAAAAACAGTCATCGTCTGGTCAGCGTCCAGAGGAGCAGCAGAGTGGAAACAATCAAAGAAATCTTGACCGCCAAAAACGCCAGGACGAATGGGAACGCAGCGGGAATAGCAATAACAATCAGCAATCCCAAAATCAACAAAATCGGCAACCCACTCAAACCGCGAGTGATAGTGCGGGCGGCAAAGATAATAGAAAAGAGCAAACCGAACAAGGGCAACCATTGGTTCATAACATACCTCAACAACAAGATAATGAGACAGAGAAAATTGATCAATGGTTAGCACAGTTACTACAAAAACAAGAAGAAAACGATGCAAAAAGCAACAAGCGACTTATGTTGCAAGCAGTTGGTGCAGGAGCAGCTCATGATGTGCAAAATTGTTGGTAA
- a CDS encoding VWA domain-containing protein: protein MNILGIYVGAWQHAWTILFVMCAAALLIYLLLWKKRVVKLLAARKWASMLIKHFSFTRVAIKSVLIIVGLTFLYFALLRPQWGKKEQKVEQHGRDLFIALDISRSMLARDVEPNRLDFAKEKIRALLRELKSERVGLILFSGSTFVQCPLTSDYGAFHLFLNQIDVETISSGTTAIDGAIKQALDAFSRVGERKHKLLVLLTDGEDFSSNLSSVKEQAAQQGMMIFALGIGTKEGAPIPLFDEKGKQVGHQKDRRGNVVISKLNEGILHALAIESGGMYMHATSDVTDISMMVRNVQNVEKEKIEEKTFSSLQEKYYWFALVSFVLLALEWLL from the coding sequence ATGAATATACTTGGAATATATGTAGGTGCTTGGCAGCATGCATGGACTATTTTGTTTGTTATGTGCGCAGCAGCACTACTGATATATCTTCTATTGTGGAAAAAAAGAGTGGTCAAGCTTTTGGCTGCACGTAAATGGGCGAGTATGCTTATTAAGCATTTTTCATTCACACGGGTTGCAATAAAAAGTGTGTTAATTATTGTCGGACTAACTTTTTTATATTTTGCACTTTTGCGTCCACAATGGGGGAAGAAGGAACAGAAAGTTGAACAACACGGAAGAGATCTTTTTATTGCCTTGGATATTTCTCGTAGTATGCTTGCGCGTGATGTAGAGCCTAATCGTTTAGATTTTGCCAAAGAAAAAATTCGTGCATTATTACGGGAACTTAAATCAGAACGAGTTGGGCTTATTTTATTTTCTGGTTCAACATTTGTGCAATGTCCGCTTACCAGTGATTACGGTGCGTTTCACCTCTTTTTAAATCAAATCGATGTAGAAACAATTTCTTCTGGTACTACTGCTATTGATGGTGCAATAAAACAAGCTCTTGATGCGTTTTCTCGTGTTGGTGAGCGTAAACATAAATTATTAGTGTTGCTTACAGATGGTGAGGATTTTTCAAGCAATTTATCTAGTGTCAAAGAGCAAGCGGCACAACAAGGTATGATGATTTTTGCACTTGGAATCGGCACTAAAGAGGGGGCTCCTATTCCGTTGTTTGATGAAAAAGGTAAACAAGTTGGCCACCAAAAAGATCGACGTGGTAATGTGGTAATTTCAAAATTAAATGAGGGTATTTTGCATGCGCTTGCGATAGAATCTGGTGGTATGTATATGCATGCTACTAGTGATGTTACTGATATTTCTATGATGGTGCGTAATGTACAGAACGTTGAAAAAGAAAAAATAGAAGAAAAGACGTTTTCATCGCTACAAGAAAAATATTACTGGTTTGCATTGGTGAGTTTTGTGTTATTAGCGCTTGAGTGGTTGTTATGA
- a CDS encoding VWA domain-containing protein — MQAYMFRFAQPWVLFILFPLIVVLILIKLKWNRVVCYQYGLSSTLAAAGKTKNTLHRIVFFMLRSCVLAFLALIIARPQLVDTRSQTTIEGIDIVLVMDVSGSMQFRDYEDDKRSRIEVAKDEAMRFVKKRNNDAIGLVLFGNDALSRCPLTNDKAILNDIITQLDIGVIDADGTLLSRGMLTAVNRLKKSKAKSKVMILLTDGEPSEGDLDPKIPLEAAKQLGIKIYTIGIGSDEDSYFMHPFYGAVAKPKINKQLLTALADQTGGKFFLARNSQDMRDIYDTIDQLETIEYETPVFSKTYDIFTPLAYGVFALILIFLSLSTFVWYGL; from the coding sequence ATGCAAGCGTATATGTTTCGCTTTGCCCAACCGTGGGTGTTATTTATTTTATTTCCACTGATAGTGGTATTAATCCTTATCAAATTAAAATGGAATCGTGTTGTGTGCTACCAATATGGATTGAGTAGTACGTTAGCGGCTGCTGGAAAGACAAAAAATACTCTACATCGTATAGTATTTTTTATGCTGCGTAGTTGCGTACTTGCTTTTTTGGCATTGATTATTGCGCGTCCACAATTGGTTGACACTCGTTCGCAAACTACCATTGAGGGTATTGATATTGTATTGGTGATGGATGTTTCTGGTAGTATGCAATTTCGTGATTATGAAGATGATAAGCGTTCCAGAATTGAAGTTGCAAAAGATGAGGCAATGCGCTTTGTAAAAAAAAGAAATAATGATGCAATTGGTTTAGTTTTATTTGGTAACGATGCGCTTTCTCGATGTCCGTTGACAAATGATAAAGCAATATTAAACGATATTATTACACAACTTGATATTGGGGTGATTGATGCTGATGGTACATTGTTGTCTCGTGGTATGTTGACTGCAGTCAATCGATTAAAGAAGTCAAAAGCAAAAAGTAAAGTGATGATTCTATTAACTGATGGTGAACCAAGCGAAGGCGATCTTGATCCTAAGATTCCATTGGAAGCAGCAAAACAATTAGGTATAAAAATTTATACCATCGGTATTGGCAGTGATGAAGACAGTTATTTTATGCATCCGTTTTATGGTGCAGTAGCAAAACCAAAAATAAATAAGCAGCTGCTAACAGCACTTGCTGATCAGACGGGTGGCAAATTTTTTTTAGCACGAAACTCTCAGGATATGCGTGATATTTACGACACGATTGACCAATTAGAGACTATTGAGTATGAAACACCAGTATTTAGCAAAACGTACGATATTTTTACACCGCTTGCTTATGGTGTTTTTGCGCTTATTTTAATTTTTTTGAGTCTTTCAACATTTGTGTGGTATGGCCTATGA